The following DNA comes from Streptococcus pasteurianus.
ATTTTTACATTATGCACCGTTTTGATGAAGAGGCTCGTAAACCATTTGTTGAGCGTATGCACGAGCAAGGGTTAATTGCGTCTATTTCAGTAGGTGTTAAAGACTATGAGTACGATTTCGTCACAAGTTTAAAAGATGATGCGCCTGAATTTATCACAATTGACATTGCCCATGGACATTCTGATAGTGTGATTAATATGATTCAACACATCAAAAAAGAATTACCTAAAACCTTTGTCATTGCTGGTAATGTTGGAACGCCAGAGGCTGTTCGTGAGTTAGAAAATGCTGGCGCTGATGCCACGAAAGTTGGTATTGGTCCAGGGAAAGTTTGTATTACTAAAGTAAAAACTGGTTTTGGAACAGGTGGGTGGCAATTAGCTGCGCTTCGTTGGTGTGCAAAAGCTGCTCGTAAGCCGATTATTGCTGATGGGGGAATTCGTACGCACGGTGATATTGCCAAATCGATTCGCTTTGGTGCAACAATGGTTATGATTGGTTCATTATTTGCAGGGCATTTGGAAAGCCCAGGAAAATTGGTTGAAGTAGATGGTGAGCAGTATAAAGAATATTACGGTTCAGCTTCTGAATACCAAAAAGGTGAACATAAAAATGTCGAAGGAAAGAAAATCTTATTGCCAGTCAAAGGACATTTGAAAGATACCCTTGTTGAAATGCAAGAGGATCTTCAAAGTGCTATTTCTTATGCAGGTGGACGTGATTTGCACAGCTTAACACGTGTTGATTACGTCATCGTTAAAAATTCCATTTGGAATGGTGATTCGATTTAAGTTTGAAATAGATATAAAAGCCGCTCTTTTGGAGAGGCTTTCTTTGCATTTTAATGATAAAACTCTGAAAATACTTTGTTTAAGTCGACATCTGCCTCGGCTAGCACCTTTTCCTTAGAACGAACAGCAGTTCCTTGTTGGGCTCTGACAAGGTGGAAAGCGTCAAAATCATAATTTCTTGGCAAATGCCACGAATGTAGTTAGGAGCAATGTTCAGAGTTGTATAGTGGTCTTGGTTAGTGTAAATAGCATCGAACCGCTGCAAGAAGCCAAAGCACTTGGCAATCATCGGTCATTATCCCAACAGAGCCATTATCAGTGTATTTGAATGCTTTGCAAGCAATTACATATTGTCACTCTTTCATTCGTGAGGTCAGATTGAAATTATGCAAAGGTGACACATAACAATGCTTGTGATTGTTTTGCTAGAGCTAATTCAATATCAGTCAATGGAAGATTGTCAACTTGTTTTTTTCAAAATTCTTAATAATTTGTCTGGTTCAATATGTGGACTGTCTGTCGCATAAAGACTTAAAATTGTGAGGTCATCGTTTGAAAATTGGGCAGCATAATCATCATAATTTATTTAAATCAATTGAAATGATTGACAGTAGAGTCTTTTGGGTTAACGGTTTGTGGTTATTGATTTAGTTATTCATTCTATTTGTGACTTTATGGATTGGTGCTTAGCCTGATCACGCTCAACCTTTGGTGATATTTATTGTGCTGAGCATATTGTGGACTTTGTCTTATCGACTGCTTTATTATTTCTTGAGTGAGATTAATGTCCCAATACTACCTTACCTTCATCCTTATCGTATAATGTTAAATATCCTAACAGTTTATAGTGTCTTGATGGTAACAGCGCTCATTCAATCACCTTTAGGATTATTAGCTTCTTATAGTGTTAACGTTTTTTTCACTTAATAACATGTTAATGACTGTATTTTCAGAAAATTACTTCTTTTAATATAGGACTAATGTCATCTTGCCATATAACCGTTGAAAATGATACAATAGACGTGTCATTAGTTAGTGATGGTTAAAATTTAATAAAACTTATTTATGCTACGAATGGGCGTAGCGTTTCTACAAGGCACCGTAATGTCTAACAATAAGTCTTTGCTCAATGATAGTTGAGATGTTTTTGCATATAGTTGTGAAAATATGACCGAGTAACAAGAGGTGTTTACCATATGTGTAAACACCTCTTGTTTGCTTTTATATGTGCCCTTATGCTTAGTCACGTTTCATCATAAGTTATTATTTTTAGCCAATTCGCTTTTAAAAATTTTCAGAAGGAGAATCCATGAAATTATTGGAAAATCGCATCTTAAATGATGGGAATGTTTTAGGTGAGGACATCTTAAAAGTAGATAGTTTCCTAACTCACCAAGTTGACTATGAATTAATGCAGGAAATCGGCAAAGTCTTTGCTGATGCCTACAAAGATGCTGGTATTACTAAGGTTGTTACTATCGAAGCATCAGGTATTGCCCCAGCTCTCTACGCAGCGCAAGCGATGAACGTTCCGATGATTTTTGCTAAAAAAGCGAAAAATATCACGATGACTGAAGGTATTTTAACTGCAGAAGTTTATTCATTTACAAAACGTGTGACTAGCACTGTATCAATCGCAAGTAAATTCTTGTCAGAAGATGATACTGTTCTCATCGTTGATGATTTCTTAGCAAACGGACAAGCTGCTAAAGGACTTTTGGAAATCATTGGTCAAGCAGGAGCGAAAGTTGCTGGTATTGGGATTGTCATTGAAAAATCCTTCCAAACCGGTCGCCAATTATTGGAAGAAACTGGTGTTCCTGTAACATCATTAGCACGTATCAAAGAATTTAAAGATGGACAAGTTGTCTTTATGGAGGCAGATGCGTAAAATGGAAATGAACGAACAAAAACATTCACAAGCAGCGATTCTTGGTTTACAACACTTGCTTGCTATGTATGCTGGGTCAATTTTAGTGCCAATCATGATTGCTGGCGCACTTAATTATTCAGCTGAACAGTTGACTTATCTTATCTCAACAGACATTTTCATGTGTGGGGTTGCAACATTCTTACAACTTCAATTGCGCAAACACTTTGGTATTGGGCTTCCAGTTGTTCTTGGATGTGCTTTCCAATCAGTTGCTCCGCTTTCAATCATTGGCGCTAAACAAGGTTCAGGGTACATGTTTGGTGCTTTGATTGTGTCAGGAATTTACGTTATTTTGATTTCTGGTATTTTTTCAAAAATTGCCGATTTCTTTCCACCGGTTGTGACAGGTTCAGTTATCACAACAATTGGTTTAACATTGATTCCTGTTGCAATTGGAAATATGGGAAACAATGCTGATTCTCCAACGGCTCAATCAATGATTTTAGCCTTGATAACAATTGCTATCGTGCTTGCGGTTAATGTTTTTGCAAAAGGCTTTATCAAATCTATTGCGATTTTGATTGGCTTGATTGGTGGGACAATTATTGCAGCTTTCATGGGCTTGGTTGACACGTCAGTTGTTACTGAAGCACCGCTTGTTCACATTCCACAACCATTCTACTTCGGTGCACCAAAATTTGAAATCACATCGATTGTGATGATGTGTATCATTGCGACCGTTTCAATGGTTGAATCAACTGGTGTTTATCTTGCCTTGTCTGATTTGACTGGCGAAAAACTTGACAGTAAACGCCTCCGCAATGGTTACCGTGCAGAAGGTGCAGCTGTTTTACTCGGTGGTATTTTCAATACATTCCCATATACGGGATTTTCACAAAACGTTGGTTTGGTTCGTATTTCTGGTATTAAAACACGCCGTTCAATCTACTACACAGCCTTGTTCCTTATTATTCTTGGACTTCTTCCCAAATTCGGTGCTATGGCGCAAATGATTCCTAGCCCAGTTCTTGGTGGTGCTATGATTGTTCTTTTTGGTATGGTGGCTCTTCAAGGGATGCAAATGCTCAATCAAGTTGACTTCCAACATAACGAACACAACTTTATCATTGCAGCGGTGTCAATTGCTTGTGGTGTTGGTTTTGACGGAACAAATCTTTTTAATAGTCTACCAAGCACACTTCAAATGTTTTTGACAAATGGTATTGTTATCGCAACTTTGTTTGCTGTTGTTCTTAACTTGATTTTAAACGGTAAAACAAAAACAGAAGAAACAAAATAAACTAAAAAAGCATTTCTAAGGAATTCCCTTGGAAATGTTTTTTTGTATCTTATGAATAGAGTAATTGAAAATCTTGTTTAAGACCGCTGGTGATTGCAAAACGATTATCTTTGGTAATGATAATTCCTTCGATATTTGGGGTGCTTTGAATGGTCTCAAAAGCTTGCTTAATTGGCAGACCAAATAGACGTGTCGTCCATATTTCACAATCAACAGATAGGTCTGAAACAATTGTTAAACTCGCCATATCAGTTTCGATAGGATAACCTGTATGTCGGTCAAAAATATGATGATAATCCTTATCACCAACTTGTAGGTGTCGTTCGTAAATACCTGAAGTCACGACGGATTTATTTTTGATTGTTAAAATACCAAGATTGTTGCCACGTTGTTTTTGGGGATGTTGGATACCAATATGCCAAACACCATTTTCACGCTTGGGATTATCGCCATAAACAAGGACATTGCCACCAAGGTTAATCATGGCAGAACTAACATTTTCAGTTTTCAAATAATCCATGATTTTATCTGCAATGTAACCCTTGGCTAACGCACCAAGGTCAATTTTCATGCCCTTGTGATTAAGAAATACACTTTTTTCAGCTGCATTTAAAATGATGTGTTCTGGGTTTGCGAGTGCAATAGCTTTCTGAATGTTTTCCTTGTCAGGAACCTTGGTATCTTCGAAACCAATGCGCCAGCTTTGCACCAAAGGACCAATAGCAATATCAAGATTGCTAGGTTGTAAAAGACTATGCGTCTTACCAAGTTCGATAAGCTCAAACAAATCTGGATGAACAGTGACAGGAGCGATACCAGCATTATGATTAATAATCATTAGCTCAGAATCATTATCATTGGCGCTAAAGCGATTCTTATAAACGGTTAGAAGATGACAGGTTTCCTTGATGTGCTGTTGGGGAGTGTCAGAATCAACGACAATATCAATAATCGTTCCCATCATCTTTACGCTATGAGTAAGTTGCAAAATGTCACCTCCAAAATCAGTTTATGAAATTAGGATAACGCTTTCTATCACGAAAATCAAGCTCAAAAGTACAAAAAAACTTTCCTAATCGACATGACTAGGAAAGCAGTAAGTGTTTTAAAATTAACAAAGTTAGTTTTTCTTTTTCATTTCGCCATGTGGGTAGTAAGTTCCTTCTGGCATATCATTGATGAAAACGTGGATAGCTTCTTTTGGAGCTTTAGCAACACGTGAAACAACCTCAGTTACTTCGCGAGCAAGCTCAATTTTTTGTTCTTCAGTACGACCTTCGAATAAATCGATTTTTACGAATGGCATAAGAATCTCCTTTTATAATTTATCTAACACAAACATTGTAGCATATTTGGCGAATAAATTCAGTAACTTTCAGGAAAGAGAAGAAGCATTTTCAAAGGTAAATATTATTTAAAGAGTTTCAGAATATCAGAAAGAGCAAATGTGATTTTATGGTAAAATTTATTATAGGCTGCTTTTTTTGGTTTTCCTTTTCCATTTCACCGTTGTCCGAGCCTTCAAACTCTTTTTTAAACTTGGTTTTCGAAAAACAACTTTCATAATAATCTTAACCCTCGCTAGTTAGTTCAATAATAACTATGTATGGTATTTAGTCAATATCATTTCTGCCACTTTGAACCTAAAAAATCAACTTTTGTGTATTTTATTAATAGTAATGAATGATGAGCTAGAAAACAATACTTTTTAGCTTTTTTGCTGTAAACAAGTTTTTTCGTCCATTATAGCGATTTACTTCGTCTATTTAAGGGTTTGTAAGGTCTATTATGCTAAATGCTAGCTTCACTTATTTAACCCTAGGCAATTTTATGGTAGAATAGAAGAATATTAGTAGAAGGTAGGATTGTCACTTTTGGCTCAACTCTATTATAAATATGGAACCATGAATTCTGGAAAGACCATTGAGATTTTGAAAGTTGCTCATAACTATGAAGAACAAGGCAAACCAGTTGTTATTATGACTTCGGCACTTGATACGCGTGAAGGTTATGGTGTTGTTTCAAGTCGTATTGGCATGCGTCGCAAGGCGATTGCTATTACGGAAGAAATGGATATTTTTGCTTTTATTCAAGAATTACCAGAAAAACCGTACTGTGTTTTAATTGATGAATGTCAATTTTTAACGAAAAAGCATGTCTATGATTTGGCGCGTGTTGTTGATGATTTGGACGTCCCTGTGATGGCTTTTGGGTTAAAAAATGATTTTCAAAATGAATTGTTCGAAGGCTCCAAATATCTACTGTTATTAGCAGATAAAATTGATGAAATTAAAACCATTTGTCAATTTTGTTCTAAAAAAGCAACCATGGTTTTGCGAACTGAAAATGGCAAGCCTATTTACGAAGGAAATCAAATTCAAATCGGCGGAAACGAAACCTATATCCCCGTTTGCCGTAAACATTATTTTAACCCAATGATTTCCAAAGAAAAATAAGAAAATGAATTTGCAAAAGAGAGGTTAATCGAAAACAAATGAATATTTATGATCAGCTACAAGCGGTTGAGGACCGTTACGAAGAATTAGGCGAATTGCTATCTGACCCTGATGTCGTTAGTGATACCAAACGATTTATGGCTTTGTCTAAGGAAGAAGCGAGCACACGTGAAACCGTAACTGTTTACCGCGAATACAAACAAATTCTTCAAAACATCGAAGATGCTGAAGAAATGATTAAAGACGCTGGTGGCGATCCTGAACTTGAAGAAATGGCGAAAGAGGAACTCAAAGACTCAAAAGCATCTAAAGAAGAATACGAAGAAAAACTTAAAATTCTTCTTTTACCAAAAGATCCAAACGATGACAAAAACATCATCTTGGAAATCCGTGGTGCTGCTGGTGGTGACGAAGCTGCGCTCTTTGCTAGCGACCTTCTTCAAATGTATCAAAAATATGCTGAAAACCAAGGATGGAAATTCGATGTCATGGAAGCTTCTTACAACGGTGTTGGTGGTATCAAAGAGGTTGTTGTCATGGTATCTGGTCAATCTGTTTACTCTAAGTTGAAATACGAATCAGGTGCTCACCGTGTTCAACGTGTCCCTGTCACAGAAAGTCAAGGTCGTGTTCATACCTCGACAGCAACCGTCCTTGTCATGCCAGAGGTTGAAGAAGTCGAATACGAAATCGATCCAAAAGACTTGCGTGTGGATATTTACCACGCCTCAGGTGCTGGTGGACAAAACGTCAACAAAGTTGCGACAGCTGTTCGTATGGTTCACATTCCAACTGGTATTAAAGTCGAAATGCAAGAAGAACGTACGCAACAGAAAAACCGTGACAAAGCCATGAAAATTATTCGTGCGCGTGTTGCTGACCACTTTGCCCAAATTGCTCAAAATGAACAAGATGCTGAACGTAAATCAACAATCGGTACAGGTGACCGTTCAGAACGTATCCGTACTTATAATTTCCCACAAAACCGTGTCACAGACCACCGCATTGGTTTAACATTGCAAAAATTAGATACGATTTTGTCAGGAAAACTAGACGAAGTTATCGATGCTCTTATTCTTTTTGACCAAACTAAGAAATTAGAAGAGTTAAATCAATAATGAATTACGCTGAAACAATCAGCCAACTAGAAAAACAATTACAAGCAATCGGCGAGGACCCAGAAAATCTCACTTACGTTTTCCGTGAATTAAAAGGTTGGACCTTGCTCGACTTCATCTTACATCAGAACCAAGCTATCACTGAAAAAGACCAAATGTTACTCGAGCAAATCATGGTTCAGTTGACAGCACATCGATCACCTCAGTACATCACAGGGAAAGCCTATTTTCGCGATTTAGAGCTTTCAGTTGACGAGCGTGTTTTGATTCCACGACCTGAAACTGAGGAGCTGGTTGATTTGGTTTTAAAGGAAAATAGCAGAGCTGACTTGCGAGTTTTAGATATTGGTACAGGAAGCGGTGCGATTGCCATTTCGCTCAAGGCTGCGCGACCAAATTGGCAAGTAACCGCCTCTGACATTTCAGCAGACGCCCTACAATTAGCGAAAGAGAATGCCCTCAAAAATCAAGTAGAGCTGACCTTGATTCAATCTGATGTTTTTAGCCAAATTACAGAAAGATTTGATATGATTATTTCAAATCCGCCCTATATTGCTTATGACGATGAAGATGAAGTTGGCATTAATGTGCTCGCTTCAGAACCGCATTTAGCACTTTTTGCAGATGAAAACGGCTTTGCCATTTATCGTCAGATTATTGAGAATGCTAGTGAGCATTTGACCGAAAACGGAAAACTTTATTTTGAAATTGGTTATAAACAAGGAGAAGGTTTGCGTGCTTTGTTGAGCAAGCATTTTCCTGCTAAACGCGTTCGTGTCATTAAAGATATGTTCGGTAAAGATAGAATGGTCGTGATGGATAATGACTGATTTAGAAACAATTTTGCAAAATGGTGGAGCGGTGATTTTACCGACAGAAACCGTTTATGGGCTTTTTGCTCAAGCGATGAATGAGAATGCCGTTGAGCATGTTTACCAACTCAAACGTCGTCCTAAAGACAAGGCGATGAATCTCAACGTAGCTGATTTTGAGACAATTTTAGCTTTTTCAAAACAGCAACCAAGTTATCTCAAAAAGCTTTATGATGCTTTTTTACCTGGTCCGTTAACCATTATTTTACAAGCTAATGACCGCGTGCCAGCTTGGATCAATTCTGGCTTATCAACAATTGGTTTTAGAATTCCCAATCACCCACAAACCTTGAAATTGATTAAGAAAGCTGGCCCCTTAATTGGTCCGTCAGCTAACATTTCTGGACAAGAAAGTGGGAAAGTTTTCAAGGAAATTCAAAAACAGTTCGGTGGTACTGTGACTGGTTTTGCTGACGATGCTGCCTTAACAGGGGTTGACTCGACAATTTTGGATTTATCTGGAAAAACTGCTCGTATTTTACGTCAAGGTGCGATTACCAAAAACGACTTATTAACAGTTGTGCCTGATTTAACATTTACGAAAGAGTGATTTTTGGAAAATTCTTCTCATACTGATGCAGCTTTTACATCATCTTGGAGCTGCCAAACTTTTAAGGAATGTGACATGATCTTATCAAAAAGGAGATAAGGATATGATTTTTGACAAGGAAAACTACGAAACATTTGACAAAGAACTCTGGGAAGCAGTGCATGCTGAAGAAGTTCGTCAACAAAATAACATAGAACTCATTGCCTCTGAAAATGTTGTTTCAAAAGCTGTCATGGCAGCTCAAGGCACATTGTTAACCAATAAATACGCTGAAGGATACCCTGGCAAACGTTATTATGGCGGAACAGATTGTGTGGATATCGTTGAAAATTTAGCGATTGACCGTGCAAAAGAATTATTCGGAGCTAAATTTGCGAATGTCCAACCTCATTCAGGAAGTCAAGCTAATGCCGCAGCTTATATGGCTTTGATTCAACCTGGCGATACAGTCCTTGGAATGGATTTGGCTGCTGGTGGACATTTGACACACGGTGCTCCTGTTAGTTTTTCAGGGAAAACATACCACTTTATTTCTTACACGGTTGATCCTGTGACAGAACGCATTGATTATGATAAATTAGCCGAGCTAGCAGAAGAAGTGAAACCAAAATTGATTGTAGCGGGAGCATCAGCTTACTCACGTATTATTGATTTTCAACGTTTTCGTGCCATAGCAGATAGTGTCGGTGCTTATCTTATGGTGGATATGGCGCACATTGCAGGTCTTGTGGCATCAGGTCATCATCCAAGCCCAGTTCCTTATGCGCATATTACAACCACAACGACACATAAGACGCTTCGCGGTCCTCGTGGTGGATTGATTTTAACAAATGACGAAGCTCTCGCTAAAAAAATCAATTCTGCTGTTTTCCCTGGATTGCAAGGTGGACCATTGATGCATGTCATTGCAGGTAAAGCTGTCGCGCTCAAAGAAGCGTTGGACCCTGCTTTCAAAGAATATGGCGAAAATGTGATTAAAAATGCTGCCGCTATGGCTGATGTCTTTAATCAACACCCAAATTTCCGTGTGATTTCAGGCGGCACAGACAATCATGTCTTTCTTGTTGACGTGACAAAAGTCGTTGAAAATGGGAAAGTGGCGCAAAATGTCCTTGAGTCTGTTAACATCACGCTCAATAAAAATTCAATTCCATTTGAAACTTTATCACCGTTTAAAACATCAGGTATTCGTATCGGTTCACCAGCGATTACGAGCCGTGGCATGGGTGAAAAAGAATCGCGTGCTATTGCTGAATTGATTGTTAAGGCACTTGAAAATTATCAAAACGAAACTATTTTAGAGGAGGTTCGTCGCGAGGTTAAAGCATTGACAGATGCCTTCCCGCTTTATTAACGAACAGTTGAATATTATTTGGGTATTCAACCACAAAACTAATCATGATTGATTTATATATTAAACGCATTGTTATTCATCAATTTACACCCAACGATACTGAGCTGATCTTGTCAGACCAATTGTTGACAATCACGCCACGTATTGATGAGTATTTTCGTAAAAAACTAAGCAAAGTTTTCTCAGATGAAGCTAAACGTGGAATGTTTGCAGAAGATAATGTCTTTCTTAGCTATTTAAGTGATGATTTGATGGAGTCATCTGTTAAGATTGCCCAACTTTGGAAAGAAGAATTTGTCATCTCGGAAAATCAAAAAACAAATGATTTGGTTTTTATCCAATTTGACAAAGACGGTGTTGAACATTTTGCCTTTCTTCGTATTGCTTTGAAGGAAAATTTCACCCATATTTCTAGTGATAGTGAAAGTCCGATTAAGGTGACACAAAATAATCTGCCGTCAGCTGCGCAAACACCAGATGAAGCTTTGGTGATTAATTGCTCTAATCATCATTATTATTTGATTGAGAAGCGTGTCAAGCATAATGGTAGCTTTGCTAATTATTTTTCAGAAAATCTCTTGCAAGTCCAACCAGAGCAATCGGTGAAAAAATCGATAAGAATGGTTGAACAAACAGCGCAGAAAATTGCTGAAAGTTTCCAACAAGATGATTTTGCTTTCCAATCCAAAATGAAAGCTGCTATCCATAAAAATCTGGAAGAAGAGCAAGAATTATCACCAGAAAAATTGGCAGACCAACTTTTTGATAGTAATTTGACTGCTCGTTTAACTTTTGTTGATGAGTTAAAAGAAAGTATTCCAGAACCAATTCAAGTAGCAGATATTGACCATTCACGTCAGACGAAAAAATTGGAAAATCAGAAGTTATCCCTATCCAATGGTATTCAACTGATTGTACCTAATAATGTCTATGACGACGCTGAATCGGTAGAATTTATCCAAAATCCAAATGGAACCTATTCTATCTTGATTAAAAATATAGAGGATATTCAAAATAAATAATGTTTAAGTTCTTAGGGCGTCTAATCATACTGGGCTTTGTCATTTTTTGTGGTTACCAAACGTATGTGGTTCACAAAAACGTACAAAATGTTTTACAGTATAAAGATATGGTCAAGGAGATTTTAGACGACAACGATACCACCGCCAATGTTGATTTGGTCTTGGCGATGATTTACACGGAGACCAAGGGAGATGACGGTGATGTTATGCAATCAAGCGAAAGTTCAGACGGTGTTGCTAATTCCATTACGGATAGCCAGACCAGTATTCGTCAAGGCGTGACGGTACTTTCAGAAAATCTTACCTTGGCAGATGAAGCAGGAGTAGATGTCTGGACGGCCGTGCAAGCTTACAATTTCGGAACTGCTTATATTGATTACGTGGCAAAAAATGGTGGCGAAAATACGATTGCTTTGGCAACAGCTTATTCTCGTAATGTTGTCGCTCCAAGTCTTGGAAATACAACGGGAGAAACTTATTTTTATTACCATCCCCTTGCCCTTATCTCAGGTGGAAAATTGTATAAAAATGGTGGGAATATTTATTATTCTCGTGAAGTTCACTTTAATCTGTATTTGATTGAATTGATGAGTTTATTTTAAAATGACATGAGAGCTAATGCTCTATTAGAAAAGAGAAGAATGAAAGCATTAAGTCATTATTTTAAAGGGTACCTCAAGGAGACAATCTTAGGTCCCCTTTTCAAATTGTTTGAAGCATCTTTCGAGCTTTTAGTTCCGATTATTATTGCTAGAATTGTTGATACCATTATCCCTCATCATGATAAAAATCACCTTTATATGATGGTAGGGCTGTTATTTTTACTGGCAATTGTTGGGATGTTTGTAGCTATTACAGCACAATATTTTTCTTCCAAGGCTGCCGTTGGCTACACACGTCAGTTGACAAAGGATTTATTTAAAAAAATCATGGGCTTGAGTAAAGAGGATCGTGACCAGCTGACAACATCTAGTTTAGTAACGCGTTTGACAAGCGATACTTACCAAATTCAAACAGGTATCAACCAATTTTTACGTCTGTTTTTACGAGCACCGATTATTGTTTTTGGTGCGATTATCATGGCATTTACCATTAGTCCTAAAATGACGATTGACTTCTTGTTAATGGTGGTGATTTTGTTTGCGATTGTCTTTACCATGTCGCACTTGCTCAATCCGATTTACGCAAAGATTCGTCAGGCTACCGATAGAATTGTCAATATGACACGCCAGCAATTAGAAGGTGTGCGTGTGATTCGTGCCTTTGGTCAGGTTGTAGCAGAAGAACAAGAATTTGCGGCAGCCAACCAAGATTATACTGACTTGCAAATTAAAGCTGGTCACCTATCAAGTCTCGTAACGCCGTTGACTTATCTGGTGGTTAATGGCACATTGATTTTGGTGATTTGGCAAGGAAATCTTGAAATCGGTCGTGGGCTTTTGTCACAAGGAATGTTGATTGCTTTGGTGAATTACCTCTTGCAAATTTTGACGGAATTGCTCAAGATGACCATGCTTGTCACATCATTGAACCAATCTTTTATCAGCGCTAAACGTATCACAGAAGTATTTGAAAAGGATTCTGAAAATTTGGCAACTGAGCTGATACAAAGTGAGTCAGCATTTGCTTTGGCGGTCAAAGACATGACGTTCACCTATCCAACCGCTGCCGAGCCGTCGCTGTCACATATTGATTTTAGTGTGAACGCTGGTGACTTTTTAGGTGTGATTGGTGGAACAGGCTCTGGGAAATCAACTTTAGTCGAACTTCTCACTCATCTCTACACACCGCAAGAGGGAAGCTTAGCTATTTTTCAAAATCAGCACTCTCCTAAAACACTTGGGGAATGGCGTTCTTGGGTCAATGTGGTGCCACAAAAGGCAGAGTTATTTCAAGGAACAATTCGTTCAAATTTGATTTTGGGAATTCGTGATGAGGTGAGTGATAATGAGCTCTGGAGAGCTTTGGATATTGCTCAAGCTAGCGATTTTGTGTCAGAAAAAGAGGGACAATTGGATGCCAAGGTTGAGGCATTTGGTCGTAATTTCTCTGGCGGACAACGTCAACGTTTGACAATTGCGCGTGCGCTTGTTAGAAAAGCGCCGTTCTTAATCTTGGATGATTCGACATCAGCGCTTGATTATTTAACAGAAGCGAAGTTGCTATCAGCCATTCATGAGGAATTAAAAGAAGTGACTCTTGTTTTGATTTCACAACGCACTAATAGCTTGAAAGCAGCTGATAAGATTTTGCTGCTAGATAGAGGACATCAACTTGGTTTTGCCAGCCATGATGAGTTACTCAAGCAAAATGATGTTTACCGCGCTATTCATTACTCACAACACCAAGAAGAAAAGGAGGCGTAAGATGAAGGCAAAAAATCAAAATCATACTAGCCGCCGTTTGTTCCAAGATCTTTTATCACAAAAAGGACTTGTTCTTGGTGCCACACTTGGAACGATTG
Coding sequences within:
- a CDS encoding ABC transporter ATP-binding protein, whose amino-acid sequence is MKALSHYFKGYLKETILGPLFKLFEASFELLVPIIIARIVDTIIPHHDKNHLYMMVGLLFLLAIVGMFVAITAQYFSSKAAVGYTRQLTKDLFKKIMGLSKEDRDQLTTSSLVTRLTSDTYQIQTGINQFLRLFLRAPIIVFGAIIMAFTISPKMTIDFLLMVVILFAIVFTMSHLLNPIYAKIRQATDRIVNMTRQQLEGVRVIRAFGQVVAEEQEFAAANQDYTDLQIKAGHLSSLVTPLTYLVVNGTLILVIWQGNLEIGRGLLSQGMLIALVNYLLQILTELLKMTMLVTSLNQSFISAKRITEVFEKDSENLATELIQSESAFALAVKDMTFTYPTAAEPSLSHIDFSVNAGDFLGVIGGTGSGKSTLVELLTHLYTPQEGSLAIFQNQHSPKTLGEWRSWVNVVPQKAELFQGTIRSNLILGIRDEVSDNELWRALDIAQASDFVSEKEGQLDAKVEAFGRNFSGGQRQRLTIARALVRKAPFLILDDSTSALDYLTEAKLLSAIHEELKEVTLVLISQRTNSLKAADKILLLDRGHQLGFASHDELLKQNDVYRAIHYSQHQEEKEA